TATTTATCCCGCCTACACCCAAAATATCCAAGTCGTTAAAGGCGGCAAGTTCAGAGGAAGCATTCTGCTCTTCTATAATATGAATTTTGACCTGTCCCGCATACTCAGGAGTGGCATATCGCAAATATAGAAATGCCAAGAGAATACCTATAGTTCCACCTATTACAAACCACTTCCATTTTTTGGTATATACCTTTACTACGTCTTCTATTTCCATTGTTTTGTTATCTGGTCCTCCCATAGTTGTGATAAAAATGAATTACAGAGATTTAAGAATAGCTATACTAATTTGCCCTGGTTATTAAAAGCACAGTAGAAGTAATAAGCACCGAGGCAACGGAGACCCATATAGACGCTCTATTATCCAATGCGGAAGACGTTACAGCAGACCTATTGGGCTCCACATAAATGACATCGTTTTGGGTCAAATAATAAACGGGAGAATTTAGGGCTTCCTTATTGGTCAAGTCTATTCTGTGGTATACCTTGGTTCCATTGAAGTCCCTAATGACCATGACATTTTCACGCTTTCCCTTTATCGTAAGGTCGTTGGCTAATCCCAAAGCCTCCAAAATGGTTATTTGTTCCCCATTTACTGGGTAGGTTCCCGGTGACTTAACCTCTCCCAAAATCGTAACAGTGAAGTTTTTAAGGCGTATGTTGATAATGGGGTCCTTCAAATAAGGGGTCAACTTTTCCCGCAATATCACTTTGGTTTCCTGTGGTGATAGACCAACCACTTTCACACTTCCGATTACAGGGAAATCTATAAATCCATCCTTACTCACAATGTAGTCTATTTTTTCTGGTCTTCCCCCGGCATCCTGCACTCCGCTATATAGATTAAACGGTAAACTCGCTTCTGGGTCCAAAGTAGAAACATGTATCTCAATAAGGTCATCTACCTTGAAGGTTTGTTCGTGTGAATTTTCGGTAATTTTGGTTTCGTAGTCACCAATGCCTTGAAAATAAACAACATCCCTTTGGGAAGCACAAGAGGCCAAGCTAAAAACAATTACGATAACGAAAAATCTAAGGATTTTTGAATAATGAGGTAATTTCATATGTTAAATAGTGTTGGTATAAAACAGGTATTAGGAGGTTTTGACCACTTTTAATTGCTGTATGGAATCCTCCCTTTTATCAACTTTGGAATCCAGATCACAAAGTTTAGAATTTTGGGAAATATATTCAGGTACAATGTCTTTCATCAATTTCACGGTATTGCCGTTGAAAAACATATTCGTGATACAAAGTTCATCAATTTTGGAACGCACTCTTCGGTAATCAATTTCCCTGACTTTACTAATCTTGATTTTATCGTGATAGGTAGGAAGCGTATTCTCGCCGTTGGCCAAAAGTTCCTCATAAAGTTTTTCACCAGGTCTAAGGCCGGTTATTTTAATATCTATATCTTCAGGATATCTTAATCCGGATAGTTTAATCATATTTTTAGCCAAATCGTATATTCTCACGGACTCGCCCATATCAAAAATGAAAATCTCACCCCCTGTTCCCATAGCTCCAGCCTCCAATACCAATTGGGATGCCTCTGGAATGGTCATAAAATAACGCGTAATATCCTTATGGGTCAATGTTAAAGGTCCGCCATGTTCAATCTGTTTTCTAAAAAGAGGAATTACCGATCCATTAGAGCCCAAGACATTCCCAAAACGAGTCGTAATGAATTTGGTTGTTCCCTCCTGTTGCATACAACTTATGTACATTTCTGCAATACGTTTGCTTGCTCCCATGACATTGGTTGGGTTTACGGCTTTATCCGTCGAAACAAACACAAATTTCTCAACGCCATGGATCAAGGATAGGTCGGCTATGGTCTTGGTACCTGCAATATTAATTTTTATAGCCTCATAGGCATTGTACTCCATTAAAGGGACATGTTTGTAGGCGGCAGCATGAAAGACCAAATTGGGTTTATAATCCTCGAACAATTGGTTCATCCTGTTCTTGTCCCTAATATCGCCTACAATGGGTATAAAATTATGAAATCCGTTCTGCTTCAATTCTTGTTGCAAATCGTAGAGTGCGGATTCAGCTTGGTCTACTACAATCAAGGAATTGTAGTTATAATTACAGATTTGCCGTACAATTTCACTGCCAATGGACCCGGCTCCTCCGGTTACTAGGATAGTTTTATTCAAAAGGGCGACTTCTATTTTACTATTTTTTATTTGAATTGGAGCGCGATCCAGCAAATCTTCAATTTGAACCTGTTTTATCTGGGATACTTTTAGCTCCCCATTGATCCAGTCTTCTATAGGTGGAACAATCTTAACGACTATAGGGTAATCCACAAGACCTTCTACAGTCTTTCTTAATTTTAAGGAATCAATATTCTGTATGGAGAAAATAATTTCGGAAATATTATTTTTTGTAATGAAATCTTCGGTCAGGGTCCTTCTAGCAAAAACCGGGACTCCGTTGATTTTTTTTCCTATTTTCTTAACATCCCTGTCAATATATCCCACGACCCTGTATTCACTTTGCGCATGGCTTGTAATGGCACCATGGGTCAAAACGCCGGAATCGCCGGCACCATAAATCAAAACATTTTTAATTGCTTTGTTGCCCTGGTGCATTCCATTATAGATAGATTTAAAAACAAAACGGGATGCAGTAAGGCCTATAAAGGTTATTAGACTGTTGATGATAATTATTGAAAGCGGTATGGTAAACAAATCCAACACCCCGTACAACCTATTACTGAGCACTATGAAAATAACCAATATACTGGATAGACATACGGCGTTGAATATATTGTATACATCGCGCACCCCAGTGTGCCGTACCACCCCCTTAAACGAACCCACCAATAAAAAGGAAACGAAGGAGGTTAATAATACCAAGGGCAACTGGACCAAAAGGTTGTCCACTTCAAAGTTCAAGGTCAAATTAAACCGAATAAGATAGGACAGTACAAACGCAAACGCAACCGTAAAAAGATCTATGACCAAGACCAACCACTTGGAAGCGTATCGTTCTGCATTATAGGTAATATACTTTTGAATCATGATAAAGCATTTTTAATGGTGGCGACAACCCGCTCCAAATCTTCTTGTTCCAAATTTGACCCACTAGGCAAACACAATCCCCTGTTAAACAGGTCCTCGGAAGTACCATCCATAAATTGCGCACATGTACTAAATATGGGCTGTAAATGAAGGGGTTTCCATAAGGGTCTGGATTCAATATTTTCTTCCAATAATGCGTTTCTCAACATTTCCCGCATATCATAACCGGAAGTTAATATACAACTTAACCATCTATTGGAAAAATAATCCTTTGGTTCGGACAAAAAATGGATATCTAAACAGCCTTCTAAGGCCTGAACATAAAAATCATAATTTTTCCTTCGCGCTTTCACCCTGTCCCCAAGAACTTCCATTTGCCCTCTTCCAATTCCTGCGAGCACATTGCTCATTCTGTAATTGTAACCCACATGACTATGTTGGTAGTGCGGGGCATCATCCCTGGCCTGGGTTGCCAAAAATATGGCCTTGTCCCTTATTTCTTTATCTTTGGATACGAGTGCTCCCCCACCGGAAGTTGTTATTATCTTATTGCCATTAAAGGAAAGTATACCAATATTACCAAAGGTACCACAGGAAATCCCTTTATAGGAACTCCCAAGAGCCTCTGCACTATCCTCCAAAATAGGTATCTGAAACTCATCGGCAATTGCCCTAACCGCCTCTATTTTATAGGGCATACCGTATAAGTGAACGGCTATGATTGCTTTGGGCTTTTTAAAATTTCGAATACGATTTTCAATAGCTTTTCGCAATAATTCAGGGTTAATGTTCCAAGTGTCCCTTTCGCTATCCACAAAGATTGGTTTTGCACCAAGGTACAGTATAGGATTGGCCGAGGCCGAAAAGGTAAAACTCTGACATACTACTTCATCCCCAACACCTACCCCCAAAAGCTTCAGTCCCAAATGAATGGCTCCTGTTCCAGAACTTAAGGCTGCGGCATATACCCCCTGGCCCAATTCAACCTCAATGGCTTTTTCAAAACCGTTAACATTGGGGCCCAACGGAGCGACCCAGTTAGTATCAAAAGCCTCATGTATATAGTTTAGCTCTTTACCGCCCATGTGCGGTGAGGAAAGCCAAATCTTTGTAGGTACTTCTGTAGTTTTCAAAATGGTTGTTTAATTTAGGGATACAAATATAGGTTCAAAATTAACCATATTAAGTGCTCAATCCATAGAATTAAGACTATTATTCGTCTAAGACCTAAAAATGATCGGTTAAAGTGACCCAAGATTTCATTTTAGCGAAGCAATAAGGGTTTTAATCTTTAATAATAAAATACACTTTCCATTCACTGTTTAATTGATCATCTTTGTACTTTTAATCCTAATCCAAAATATGGAATTAGCCATAAAAATCTTGGTGCCAACTAGGATGATTATCGGTAAATTGCGTCTAAACTTATTGAAACAAATAAATAGTAACAGATGAAAAAGATTACCAAAATATGTTGCATAGGCGCGGGCTATGTTGGAGGTCCCACCATGTCCGTTATCGCCAATAAATGCCCTCATATCGCGGTCACTGTGGTAGATATAAACGAAGATCGAATTGCCCAATGGAACACCCCAAATTTGGACAACTTGCCCATTTATGAACCCGGTTTAAAGGAAATAATAAGGGAGAGCAGGGGAAAGAACCTCTTTTTTTCAACCGATGTGGACAAAGCCATTGACGAGGCCCAGATGATATTTATCTCGGTAAATACTCCTACAAAAACCTACGGAAAAGGAAAAGGGCAGGCCGCAGACCTAAAATTTGTGGAACTCTGTGCACGCAATATTGCCAAAGTGGCCAAAGAGGACAAAATTGTGGTTGAAAAATCCACCTTACCAGTACGCACGGCTGAGGCCATTAAAAATATACTGGACCATACCGGCAACGGTGTTGTCTTTGAAATTTTGTCCAATCCCGAATTCTTGGCCGAGGGAACCGCCATTGATGACCTTTTAAATGCCGATAGGGTTTTAATAGGCGGGGATGACACCCCTGCTGGAAAGGCTGCCAAAAATGCCCTTAGTGACATCTACGAAAATTGGCTGCCCAAAGAACGTATTCTACAAACCAATGTGTGGTCTTCAGAGCTTTCCAAACTGGTTGCCAATGCCTTTTTGGCCCAACGAGTTTCTTCCATTAACTCCATTTCCGCACTTTGTGAAAAAACAGATGCCAATATTGCTGAAATTTCCAGGGCCATAGGCTTTGATAGTCGAATTGGGCCTAAGTTTTTGAATGCCTCCGTTGGTTTTGGAGGTTCTTGTTTTCAAAAGGATATCTTAAACTTGGTCTATATTGCACGAAGTTTTGGATTAAAGGAAGTGGCCGACTATTGGGAACAGGTGATTATTATGAACGACTACCAAAAGCGGCGATTTGCCGATCATATCATACAGAGCCTGTACAACACGGTGTCCGGCAAAAAAATCGTGCTGTATGGTTGGGCCTTTAAAAAGGACACGAACGATACGCGGGAATCGGCAGCTATTCATATAGCCGATGCCCTAATGGATGAACGCGCAGAAATAGTCGTTTATGATCCCAAAGTAAGTGAAGAAAGAATTTATGCCGATTTGGATTATTTGGAAACCCGTACCCCGGATGAAAATAGGACCCTTTTAAAAGTTGTATCCAACCCTATGGAAGCCAGCAGGGAGGCCCATGGCATAGCAGTTGTTACGGAATGGGATGAATTTAAATCCTATGATTGGACTAAAATTTACGAACTAATGTTAAAGCCTGCCTTTATATTTGACGGTAGGCGTATTTTGGATACACAAAATATGAGGCAAATTGGTTTCAATTATTATAAAATTGGAGAAGCATGAAAATTTTAGTGACCGGAGCGGCGGGCTTTATAGGGTATCACCTTGCAAAGGCACTAATAAAAAATGGACATGTCGTTACTGGCTTGGATAACCTCAATAACTACTATGATGTTCATCTAAAATATGCACGGTTGGGTGAGTTAGGGATTGAACAAAGTCAAGCCGAACCATGGGGCGTAATTTCCAAAAGCAGTACTTTTTCCAATTTTTCATTTATCCGTATGGGTTTGGAAAATCGTACAGAGCTTCCAAAATTGTTTATGAAGGAAAAGTTTGATGTGGTTTGTAACCTAGCCGCCCAGGCGGGTGTGCGATATAGTTTGGAAAACCCCGAAGCCTATATGGATAGCAATATGGTGGGTTTCTTGAATGTTTTGGAATGTTGTCGCCACTATGCCATAAAACATTTAGTTTATGCGAGTAGCTCCAGTGTGTATGGCCTAAACAAAAAAGTGCCTTTTGAAACTAGTGATTGTGTAGATCAGCCGATAAGCCTCTATGCCGCCACCAAAAAAAGCAACGAGCTTATGGCATATACCTATAGCCACTTATTTGACATTCCTACAACAGGGCTTCGATTTTTTACCGTTTATGGCCCGTGGGGAAGACCTGACATGGCCATGTTTTTGTTTACGGATGCTATTATCAAAAACAAGCCCATTAAAATATTTAACTATGGAAATCTAGAAAGAGACTTTACTTATATTGACGATATTACGGAGGGGGTCGTTCGCATCTTGGAAACTCCTTTTGAAAAGAACAAATGCCATAAAGAACTATACAAGGTTTATAATATTGGAAACAATAAATCAGTAAAGTTAATGGACTTCATAACCGTGATTGAGGATACGTTGAAAAAAAAAGCCCAAAAACAGATGCTTCCAATGCAGCCCGGGGATGTGGTAAAAACCTGGGCCAATGTAGACGATTTGATTCAAGATTATGATTATCGCCCCAATACCCCAATAAAATTGGGAGTAAAACGTTATGTTGACTGGTATTTGAAGTTTTATTCCAATTGATTTTTATTTATTCACTTATCTAAAGAGTAAATCTTTTAAACAATTAAACGAAAATACTTTCATTTAACAGTAATTAATAGGAAGTTGCATCAAAGTAATGACATCTTTGCACCACAAAAAACTCCTCATGAACCTAATATCCTTTAATATTAAACCTGAATTAAAAATTTTAGTAACGGGCGGTGCCGGATTTATCGGCTCCAACCTGTGCGAAGCATTACTAAAAAATGGAAATACCGTACGTTGCCTGGACAATTTTGCTACCGGGAAATGGAAAAATATACAACCCATGCTTAAAAAGCAAAATTTTAATCTTTTAGAAGGTGATATTCGGGATTTAGCTACCTGCCAAAAGGCTTGTGAGGGTATGGATTATGTATTGCACCAAGCGGCCTTAGGTTCGGTGCCGCGTTCCATTAATGACCCTATTACGAGTAACGAAGTAAATGTATCCGGATTTTTGAATATGTTGGTCGCAGCGAGAGATCAGCAAGTAAAACGCTTTATTTATGCCGCCAGTTCTTCCACTTACGGAGATTCAACCAATATGCCTAAGGTAGAGGACATTATTGGAAAACCCCTATCACCATATGCCATCACAAAGTACGTAAACGAATTGTATGCGGATGTCTTTGCCAAGACTTATGGAATGGAAACAATTGGTCTACGATATTTTAATGTTTTTGGACGCCGGCAAGATCCCAACGGGGCGTATGCCGCGGTAATTCCCAAATTTGTAACGCAATTGATGCAGCATGAATCTCCTGTAATTAATGGTGATGGGTCCTTTTCTAGGGATTTTACCTACATAGACAATGTTATTCAGATGAACATTCGCGCCATGTTAGCAACCAACTTGGAAGCGTTAAATACCGTCTACAATGTTGCTTATGGTGAGCGTACCGATTTAAAAGAACTTGTTGCCTTGCTCAAGGAATACCTTAGCACCTATGATGCTGAAATAAAAAATGTAGAGACTATCTACGGCCCGCAGCGAAAAGGGGATGTCCCCCACTCCTTGGCCTCCATCGACAAAGCTAAAAATCTATTGGGATATGCCCCTGAATTTGACATCAAATCCGGACTAAAAGAAGCAGTAGCGTGGTATTGGGAGAATTTGAGAAATTAGTACTTATAATAGAATTTAGTAAAAAGTAAATAACTCAGGCCTTTTGGTTTAAAGTTTACAGCTAAAGTACAACAACCAATACATATAATAATAAAGCGATTAACATATTGCGTAAAGCTTAAAACATATAAAACACATGACAATGAACAACACTAAAATTGCCATTATAGGTTTGGGTTATGTAGGATTACCTTTGGCCCGTTTATTTGCCACCAAATACCCTGTCATAGGGTTTGACATCAATGAGGGTCGCGTAGAAGAATTAATGGCAGGCCACGATAACACTCTTGAGGTGGAGGACAAAATTCTTCAGGAGGTATTAGTATCTCACCCAACTATGGAAACTGGTCTCTATTGTTCTAATAAACTAGAAGACATTGCGGACTGCACCTA
This window of the Maribacter cobaltidurans genome carries:
- a CDS encoding polysaccharide biosynthesis/export family protein, producing the protein MKLPHYSKILRFFVIVIVFSLASCASQRDVVYFQGIGDYETKITENSHEQTFKVDDLIEIHVSTLDPEASLPFNLYSGVQDAGGRPEKIDYIVSKDGFIDFPVIGSVKVVGLSPQETKVILREKLTPYLKDPIINIRLKNFTVTILGEVKSPGTYPVNGEQITILEALGLANDLTIKGKRENVMVIRDFNGTKVYHRIDLTNKEALNSPVYYLTQNDVIYVEPNRSAVTSSALDNRASIWVSVASVLITSTVLLITRAN
- a CDS encoding polysaccharide biosynthesis protein, producing the protein MIQKYITYNAERYASKWLVLVIDLFTVAFAFVLSYLIRFNLTLNFEVDNLLVQLPLVLLTSFVSFLLVGSFKGVVRHTGVRDVYNIFNAVCLSSILVIFIVLSNRLYGVLDLFTIPLSIIIINSLITFIGLTASRFVFKSIYNGMHQGNKAIKNVLIYGAGDSGVLTHGAITSHAQSEYRVVGYIDRDVKKIGKKINGVPVFARRTLTEDFITKNNISEIIFSIQNIDSLKLRKTVEGLVDYPIVVKIVPPIEDWINGELKVSQIKQVQIEDLLDRAPIQIKNSKIEVALLNKTILVTGGAGSIGSEIVRQICNYNYNSLIVVDQAESALYDLQQELKQNGFHNFIPIVGDIRDKNRMNQLFEDYKPNLVFHAAAYKHVPLMEYNAYEAIKINIAGTKTIADLSLIHGVEKFVFVSTDKAVNPTNVMGASKRIAEMYISCMQQEGTTKFITTRFGNVLGSNGSVIPLFRKQIEHGGPLTLTHKDITRYFMTIPEASQLVLEAGAMGTGGEIFIFDMGESVRIYDLAKNMIKLSGLRYPEDIDIKITGLRPGEKLYEELLANGENTLPTYHDKIKISKVREIDYRRVRSKIDELCITNMFFNGNTVKLMKDIVPEYISQNSKLCDLDSKVDKREDSIQQLKVVKTS
- a CDS encoding DegT/DnrJ/EryC1/StrS family aminotransferase, with product MGGKELNYIHEAFDTNWVAPLGPNVNGFEKAIEVELGQGVYAAALSSGTGAIHLGLKLLGVGVGDEVVCQSFTFSASANPILYLGAKPIFVDSERDTWNINPELLRKAIENRIRNFKKPKAIIAVHLYGMPYKIEAVRAIADEFQIPILEDSAEALGSSYKGISCGTFGNIGILSFNGNKIITTSGGGALVSKDKEIRDKAIFLATQARDDAPHYQHSHVGYNYRMSNVLAGIGRGQMEVLGDRVKARRKNYDFYVQALEGCLDIHFLSEPKDYFSNRWLSCILTSGYDMREMLRNALLEENIESRPLWKPLHLQPIFSTCAQFMDGTSEDLFNRGLCLPSGSNLEQEDLERVVATIKNALS
- a CDS encoding nucleotide sugar dehydrogenase translates to MKKITKICCIGAGYVGGPTMSVIANKCPHIAVTVVDINEDRIAQWNTPNLDNLPIYEPGLKEIIRESRGKNLFFSTDVDKAIDEAQMIFISVNTPTKTYGKGKGQAADLKFVELCARNIAKVAKEDKIVVEKSTLPVRTAEAIKNILDHTGNGVVFEILSNPEFLAEGTAIDDLLNADRVLIGGDDTPAGKAAKNALSDIYENWLPKERILQTNVWSSELSKLVANAFLAQRVSSINSISALCEKTDANIAEISRAIGFDSRIGPKFLNASVGFGGSCFQKDILNLVYIARSFGLKEVADYWEQVIIMNDYQKRRFADHIIQSLYNTVSGKKIVLYGWAFKKDTNDTRESAAIHIADALMDERAEIVVYDPKVSEERIYADLDYLETRTPDENRTLLKVVSNPMEASREAHGIAVVTEWDEFKSYDWTKIYELMLKPAFIFDGRRILDTQNMRQIGFNYYKIGEA
- a CDS encoding NAD-dependent epimerase — encoded protein: MKILVTGAAGFIGYHLAKALIKNGHVVTGLDNLNNYYDVHLKYARLGELGIEQSQAEPWGVISKSSTFSNFSFIRMGLENRTELPKLFMKEKFDVVCNLAAQAGVRYSLENPEAYMDSNMVGFLNVLECCRHYAIKHLVYASSSSVYGLNKKVPFETSDCVDQPISLYAATKKSNELMAYTYSHLFDIPTTGLRFFTVYGPWGRPDMAMFLFTDAIIKNKPIKIFNYGNLERDFTYIDDITEGVVRILETPFEKNKCHKELYKVYNIGNNKSVKLMDFITVIEDTLKKKAQKQMLPMQPGDVVKTWANVDDLIQDYDYRPNTPIKLGVKRYVDWYLKFYSN
- a CDS encoding SDR family oxidoreductase, translating into MNLISFNIKPELKILVTGGAGFIGSNLCEALLKNGNTVRCLDNFATGKWKNIQPMLKKQNFNLLEGDIRDLATCQKACEGMDYVLHQAALGSVPRSINDPITSNEVNVSGFLNMLVAARDQQVKRFIYAASSSTYGDSTNMPKVEDIIGKPLSPYAITKYVNELYADVFAKTYGMETIGLRYFNVFGRRQDPNGAYAAVIPKFVTQLMQHESPVINGDGSFSRDFTYIDNVIQMNIRAMLATNLEALNTVYNVAYGERTDLKELVALLKEYLSTYDAEIKNVETIYGPQRKGDVPHSLASIDKAKNLLGYAPEFDIKSGLKEAVAWYWENLRN